A single window of Archangium gephyra DNA harbors:
- a CDS encoding Rpn family recombination-promoting nuclease/putative transposase → MSGPHDLFARYTFGHPERAAAELRAVLPAYVVSEVDWTSLRREPGSVVDPELRETESDLLFTARMHSGQSLLLYVLLEHQSSVDRWMALRMLRYVVRQVERWRQEHPESELLPLIIPLVMYHGPDGAWTAPRRVEELFQLPGGDAERWRALLPRFEYLLDDLTAEREEALRARPGPPLARLAWLVLRYGRTGELARKLPDWVALFAQVHADTEGAEHLVVVIRYLLWVERNAAVHTAARRVLHSVMDGQRAEELMRTWAEEMLEQGVQKGLEKGLAKGREEGLTRLRGHIVRLLTARGVQVDEAARQRILSCTDLDTLDRWFDRALNATTLRDVLDDLPQ, encoded by the coding sequence ATGTCGGGACCCCATGACCTCTTCGCCCGCTACACCTTCGGCCACCCCGAGCGGGCCGCCGCTGAACTGCGCGCCGTGCTGCCCGCGTACGTCGTCTCCGAGGTGGACTGGACGTCCCTGCGGCGGGAGCCCGGCAGCGTGGTGGACCCGGAGCTGCGCGAGACCGAGAGCGATCTGCTCTTCACGGCACGGATGCACTCAGGGCAGTCACTGCTGCTGTACGTGCTGCTGGAGCACCAGTCGTCGGTGGACCGGTGGATGGCGCTGCGCATGCTGCGCTACGTGGTGCGCCAGGTGGAGCGTTGGAGACAGGAGCACCCGGAGAGCGAGCTGCTCCCGCTCATCATCCCGCTCGTCATGTACCACGGGCCAGACGGGGCCTGGACGGCACCACGCCGGGTGGAGGAGCTCTTCCAGCTACCGGGCGGGGATGCGGAGCGGTGGCGAGCGCTGCTGCCTCGCTTCGAATACCTGCTCGATGACTTGACGGCCGAGCGGGAGGAAGCGCTGAGAGCACGCCCCGGTCCGCCGCTGGCCCGCCTGGCGTGGCTGGTGCTGCGCTACGGCCGTACCGGGGAACTGGCCCGAAAGCTACCCGACTGGGTGGCGCTCTTCGCGCAGGTGCACGCGGACACCGAGGGAGCCGAGCATCTGGTGGTGGTCATTCGTTACCTGCTGTGGGTGGAGAGGAATGCGGCCGTCCACACAGCGGCGAGGCGGGTGTTACATTCGGTGATGGATGGGCAACGAGCGGAGGAGCTGATGAGAACCTGGGCCGAGGAGATGCTCGAGCAGGGAGTCCAGAAGGGCTTGGAGAAAGGCCTGGCCAAGGGCCGGGAAGAGGGGCTGACCCGATTGCGTGGGCACATCGTGCGGCTGCTCACCGCTCGGGGCGTGCAGGTCGACGAGGCCGCCCGCCAGCGAATCCTCTCCTGCACGGACCTGGACACCCTCGACCGCTGGTTCGATCGCGCCCTGAACGCCACCACCCTCCGCGACGTACTGGACGACCTCCCGCAGTAG
- a CDS encoding PAS domain-containing protein: protein MANHEPSITPTGGLERGVPAGFAPLLDGVTDGILVVDGAWRLVWLNAVFERLLGRSREQILGQELWAVLPELAESAFAPAWRRAMDARTLVSLEDFFAPGGVWLESRAFPSGEGLVVFSRDVTERRLAENERVRLLSAEQTARTAVEGERARFQEMLMLAPAAVSITRGPEHRFVFSNLLHRRFYGGRDLVGQPVREALPELAGQGVFEVMERVYTTGSSYVGRARPVKVPRAAGAPSEEMFFDIAYHPQRDAAGRVEGVAIFAYDVTDLVRSRRTAEALARDLGHSEERFRSLVTATSDIIWATPPSGEFVEEQPGWSAFTGQPREQYQGWGWLEAVHPEDRERSVRSWEDALSTRTSFQVEHRLRHHDGSYRHMLARAVPVLEKDGSVREWVGAHRDITRQRQGEAERERLLAREQHHAVQLQGLASAALVISEAESVEHVLKAITEQAREVIGAHQAVTSLTLEGNWSQAIHSVSMSDKYAAWREWKQSREGTGIYSWVCRLNLPIRLTQTELESHAAWRAFGRHTGKHPPLRGWLAAPLVGRDGRNLGLIQLSDRYEGDFSSEDEAILVQLARMASVAIENTRLMAETQAANRAKDEFLAVMSHELRTPLTAVLGWTQMLRNRQNDAKAVEKGLGVIERNARTLAQLIEDVLDVSRIITGKLTLVRRGVELVGVVQAAVEVVKPHAEQKGVSLALEVDVGGNGTAMLVGDPGRLQQVCWNLLVNAVKFTPAGGRVHVRVERNERDLWVRVTDTGKGIQADSLPHLFERFWQADGSATREHGGLGLGLAIVHHLVGLHGGQVRAESAGEGKGSTFTVTLPVPAVLPEAKAEALPGAEAPEVRLDGVTVLLVEDAPDARELIALMLRERGAVVGTASTAAEALERLRESMPDVLVSDIGLPGEDGHSLLRKVRAWAEARDQWVPAIALTAYASAEDARKAYRAGFQVHLAKPLEPGTLVEAVARLAGRGDAGAKVG, encoded by the coding sequence ATGGCCAATCACGAGCCGTCCATAACTCCAACCGGGGGGCTGGAGCGCGGGGTGCCGGCGGGGTTCGCCCCGTTGCTGGACGGTGTCACCGACGGCATCCTCGTGGTGGATGGGGCCTGGCGCCTGGTGTGGCTCAACGCCGTGTTCGAGCGGCTGCTGGGCCGCTCGCGCGAGCAGATACTGGGACAGGAGTTGTGGGCGGTGCTGCCCGAGCTGGCCGAGAGCGCCTTCGCCCCGGCGTGGCGCCGCGCCATGGACGCGCGCACGCTGGTGTCGCTGGAGGACTTCTTCGCGCCGGGTGGGGTGTGGCTGGAGTCGCGTGCCTTCCCCTCGGGCGAGGGGCTCGTCGTCTTCAGCCGGGACGTGACGGAGCGGCGCCTGGCGGAGAACGAGCGGGTGCGGCTGCTGTCCGCGGAGCAGACGGCGCGCACGGCCGTGGAGGGCGAGCGCGCCCGCTTCCAGGAGATGTTGATGCTGGCGCCCGCCGCCGTCAGCATCACCCGCGGCCCCGAGCACCGCTTCGTCTTCTCCAACCTGCTGCACCGGCGCTTCTACGGCGGGAGGGATCTGGTGGGCCAGCCGGTGCGCGAGGCCCTGCCGGAGCTCGCGGGCCAGGGCGTCTTCGAGGTGATGGAGCGGGTGTACACCACGGGCAGCTCGTACGTGGGCCGGGCCCGGCCGGTGAAGGTGCCCCGCGCGGCCGGGGCGCCCTCGGAGGAGATGTTCTTCGACATCGCCTACCACCCGCAGCGCGACGCGGCCGGACGGGTGGAGGGCGTGGCCATCTTCGCCTACGACGTGACGGACCTGGTGCGCTCGCGCCGCACCGCCGAGGCGTTGGCGAGAGATTTGGGGCACAGCGAGGAGCGCTTCCGCTCGCTGGTGACGGCGACGTCGGACATCATCTGGGCCACGCCCCCCTCGGGCGAGTTCGTGGAGGAGCAGCCGGGCTGGAGCGCCTTCACCGGGCAGCCCCGCGAGCAGTACCAGGGCTGGGGCTGGCTGGAGGCGGTGCACCCGGAGGACCGGGAGCGCTCCGTGCGCTCCTGGGAGGACGCGCTCTCCACGCGCACGTCCTTCCAGGTGGAGCACCGGCTGCGGCACCACGATGGCTCGTACCGCCACATGCTGGCGCGCGCGGTGCCGGTACTGGAGAAGGACGGCTCGGTGCGCGAGTGGGTGGGGGCGCACCGGGACATCACCCGCCAGCGCCAGGGCGAGGCCGAGCGGGAGCGCCTGCTCGCGCGGGAGCAGCACCACGCGGTGCAGCTGCAGGGGCTGGCCAGCGCGGCGCTCGTCATCAGCGAGGCGGAGTCCGTCGAGCACGTGCTCAAGGCCATCACCGAGCAGGCACGCGAGGTGATTGGCGCGCACCAGGCCGTCACGAGCCTGACGCTGGAGGGCAACTGGTCCCAGGCCATCCACTCGGTGTCCATGTCGGACAAGTACGCGGCGTGGCGCGAGTGGAAGCAGTCGCGGGAGGGGACGGGCATCTACAGCTGGGTGTGCCGGCTGAACCTGCCCATCCGGCTGACGCAGACGGAGCTCGAGTCGCATGCGGCCTGGAGGGCCTTCGGGCGGCACACGGGGAAGCACCCGCCGCTGCGCGGGTGGCTGGCGGCGCCGCTGGTGGGCCGGGATGGGCGCAACCTGGGCCTCATCCAGCTGTCGGACCGGTACGAGGGGGACTTCAGCTCGGAGGACGAGGCGATTCTGGTGCAGCTGGCGCGCATGGCGTCGGTGGCCATCGAGAACACGCGGCTGATGGCGGAGACGCAGGCGGCCAATCGCGCCAAGGACGAGTTCCTCGCGGTGATGAGCCACGAGCTGCGCACGCCGCTGACGGCGGTGCTGGGCTGGACGCAGATGCTGCGCAACCGGCAGAACGACGCGAAGGCGGTGGAGAAGGGGCTGGGCGTCATCGAGCGCAACGCGCGCACGCTGGCGCAGCTGATTGAAGACGTGCTGGACGTGTCGCGCATCATCACCGGGAAGCTGACGCTGGTCCGCAGGGGCGTGGAGCTGGTGGGGGTGGTGCAGGCGGCGGTGGAGGTGGTGAAGCCGCACGCGGAGCAGAAGGGGGTGTCGCTGGCGCTCGAGGTGGACGTGGGCGGCAACGGCACGGCGATGCTGGTGGGGGACCCGGGACGGTTGCAGCAGGTGTGCTGGAACCTGCTGGTGAACGCGGTGAAGTTCACCCCGGCGGGAGGGCGGGTGCACGTGCGGGTGGAGCGCAACGAGCGCGACCTGTGGGTGCGGGTGACGGACACGGGGAAGGGGATTCAGGCGGACTCGCTGCCGCACCTCTTCGAGCGCTTCTGGCAGGCGGACGGCTCGGCGACGCGCGAGCACGGGGGCCTGGGCCTGGGGCTGGCGATCGTCCACCACCTGGTGGGGCTGCACGGGGGCCAGGTGCGGGCGGAGAGCGCGGGGGAGGGCAAGGGCTCCACGTTCACGGTGACGCTGCCGGTGCCGGCGGTGCTGCCCGAGGCGAAGGCGGAGGCGCTGCCGGGAGCCGAGGCGCCGGAGGTGAGGCTGGACGGGGTGACGGTGTTGCTGGTGGAGGACGCGCCGGACGCGCGGGAGTTGATTGCCTTGATGCTGCGCGAGCGGGGTGCGGTGGTGGGGACGGCGAGCACCGCGGCGGAGGCGCTGGAGCGGCTGAGGGAGTCGATGCCGGACGTGCTGGTGTCCGACATTGGCCTGCCGGGGGAGGACGGACACTCGCTCTTGAGGAAGGTGAGGGCGTGGGCCGAGGCGAGGGACCAGTGGGTGCCCGCGATCGCGCTGACGGCGTATGCGAGCGCGGAGGATGCGCGGAAGGCCTACCGCGCGGGCTTCCAGGTGCACCTGGCCAAGCCGCTGGAGCCGGGGACGCTGGTGGAAGCGGTGGCGAGGCTCGCGGGACGCGGAGACGCGGGCGCCAAGGTGGGGTGA
- a CDS encoding SCO family protein, which translates to MLTDVPTPKPSRSPRTFLWAGMGFALSLCLALLVVGLVRPRQEPLQRLGKLPAFRFTRQDGEPFGLQQLQGKPWVANFIFTRCPTICPVFTRKMASVQKQTAELDGLALVSFSVDPAYDTPERLTAYAQKHGADPARWSFLTGDYVQLKDTIVGGFKIAMGREEGGDENDIASIFHGSHFVLVDRSGEIRGYYNSEHDDDVARLVLDAARLVKSGE; encoded by the coding sequence ATGCTCACCGACGTCCCGACTCCGAAACCGTCGCGCTCTCCCCGCACCTTCCTGTGGGCGGGGATGGGCTTCGCCCTCTCCCTCTGCCTGGCGCTGCTCGTGGTGGGGCTGGTGCGCCCCCGGCAGGAGCCGTTGCAGCGGCTCGGCAAGCTTCCCGCCTTCCGCTTCACGCGCCAGGACGGCGAGCCCTTCGGCCTCCAGCAGCTCCAGGGCAAGCCCTGGGTGGCCAACTTCATCTTCACCCGCTGCCCCACCATCTGCCCCGTCTTCACCCGGAAGATGGCGAGCGTGCAGAAGCAGACGGCGGAGCTGGATGGGCTCGCGCTCGTCTCCTTCTCGGTGGACCCCGCGTACGACACCCCCGAGCGCCTCACCGCCTATGCCCAGAAGCACGGCGCGGACCCGGCGCGCTGGAGCTTCCTCACCGGCGACTACGTGCAGCTCAAGGACACCATCGTCGGCGGCTTCAAGATCGCCATGGGCCGCGAGGAGGGCGGGGACGAGAACGACATCGCCAGCATCTTCCACGGCTCGCACTTCGTGCTGGTGGACCGGAGCGGGGAGATCCGCGGCTACTACAACAGCGAGCACGACGACGACGTGGCGCGGCTGGTGCTCGACGCGGCGCGGCTGGTGAAGAGCGGCGAGTAG